The following proteins come from a genomic window of Meleagris gallopavo isolate NT-WF06-2002-E0010 breed Aviagen turkey brand Nicholas breeding stock chromosome Z, Turkey_5.1, whole genome shotgun sequence:
- the PTGR1 gene encoding prostaglandin reductase 1 produces MVTAKVWVMKKHFEGFPQTSDFEMKQEELANLKDGELLLESVFLSVDPYMRPYSKRDMKEGDVMIGTQVARIVESKNPAFAAGAFVVANKGWRTHFISDGTDLNLLPAGWPESLPRSLALGTVGMPGLTAYFGLFEVCKMKPGETVLVNAAAGAVGSVVGQLAKIGGCKVVGCAGSDSKVAYLKKIGFDEAFNYKTITSLDETLRKASPDGYDCFFDNVGGEFAAIAINHMKKYGRIAVCGAISQYNDTVPQKGPYIQFPMIFNELSMKGFIVTSWYNRREEGVKALLKWVVEGKLKYHEQVTERFENMPAAFIGMLKGENIGKAIVKV; encoded by the exons ATGGTGACTGCCAAGGTGTGGGTAATGAAGAAGCATTTTGAGGGTTTCCCCCAAACCAGCGACTTTGAAATGAAACAGGAGGAGTTGGCAAACCTGAAGGATGGAG agctgctgcttgaaTCAGTGTTTCTTAGTGTTGATCCTTACATGAG ACCGTACAGTAAAAGGGACATGAAGGAAGGGGATGTAATGATTGGGACACAGGTTGCCAG GATTGTAGAAAGCAAGAATCCAGCTTTTGCAGCAGGGGCCTTTGTTGTGGCTAATAAAGGCTGGAGAACTCATTTCATCTCTGATGGGACGGACCTGAATCTCCTTCCTGCAGGTTGGCCAGAATCACTCCCCAGATCTCTAGCACTTGGGACAGTTGGTATGCCAGG cctcactgcttATTTCGGTCTGTTTGAGGTCTGCAAGATGAAGCCAGGAGAGACGGTGCTGGTTAATGCTGCAGCTGGTGCTGTGGGCTCCGTGGTGGGACAGCTTGCTAAAATAGGG GGTTGTAAAGTGGTGGGCTGTGCTGGCTCAGATAGCAAGGTTGCTTACCTGAAAAAAATAGGCTTTGATGAAGCCTTTAATTACAAGACGATTACATCCTTGGATGAAACCCTGCGTAAGGCTTCTCCTGATGGCTATGACTGTTTCTTTGACAAT GTGGGTGGAGAATTTGCCGCTATTGCTATCAACCACATGAAGAAATATGGAAGGATTGCAGTCTGTGGAGCCATCTCTCAGTACAATGACACTGTGCCTCAGAAAG GACCTTATATTCAATTTCCAATGATCTTCAATGAACTTAGCATGAAAGGGTTTATTGTGACCAGCTGGTATAACCGCCGGGAGGAGGGTGTGAAGGCACTGCTCAAATGGGTCGTGGAG GGAAAACTGAAGTACCATGAACAAGTTACTGAAAGATTCGAGAACATGCCAGCAGCTTTCATTGGAATGCTAAAGGGAGAAAATATTGGAAAAGCTATTGTAAAAGTCTGA